The window TATTAGAACTAAAATAAAAAAAGATATTCAAAATGCTAAAAAAATTCTTGATATTGATCATTTTGGTCTTGAAAAAGTCAAAGACAGAATATTAGAATATTTAGCCGTACAAAGTCGTAAAAATAAAATAAAAGGTCCTATTTTATGCTTAATTGGTCCTCCCGGTGTAGGAAAAACATCACTGGGAAAATCTATTGCAAGATCTACAGGACGAAAATACGTAAGAATGGCTTTAGGAGGAATAAGAGACGAAGCAGAAATTAGAGGACACAGACGTACATATATAGGTTCTATGCCTGGAAAAATAATTCAAAAAATGGCTAAAGCAAAAGTTAAAAATCCTTTATTTTTGTTAGACGAGATTGATAAAATGTCTCGTGATATAAGAGTAGATCCAGCATCTGCTTTATTAGAAGTATTAGATCCAGAACAAAATATGACTTTTAATGATCATTATTTAGAAGTAGACTATGATCTTTCTGATGTAATGTTTGTTGCTACATCAAATTCAATGAACATACCTGCACCATTGCTTGATCGTATGGAAATTATTCGTCTTTCTGGTTATACTGAAAATGAAAAACTAAATATAGCAAAAAGGTATTTATATCCAAAACAAATAGAAAGAAATGCACTAAAAGAAAATGAAATAACAATTACTGATTGCGCAATAATTAGTATTATTCAATATTATACTCGTGAAGCAGGTGTTCGAAGTTTAGAACGTGAAATTTCTAAAATATGTCGAAAAGTAGTAAAAAATTTAATATTAGATAAATCTTTAAAATATATTGAAATAAATAAAGAAAACTTAAAAAAATTTCTAGGAATCAAACGTTTCGATTATGGAAGAATTCACAGTACCAATCAAATTGGTCAGGTAATTGGATTAGCCTGGACTGAAGTAGGTGGAGAATTACTTACAATTGAAACAGCATGTATATCAGGAAAAGGTAAACTTACATATACAGGTTCTTTAGGCGAAGTTATGCAAGAATCGATTCAAGCTGCATTAACTGTAGTTCGCTCTCAAGCTGATAAATTAGGAATTAAGAAAGATTTTCATGAAAAACACGATATTCATGTTCATGTTCCCGAAGGGGCAACTCCAAAAGATGGACCAAGTGCAGGTGTAGCTATGTGTACAGCTATAGTTTCATCATTAACAAAAAATCCTGTTAAATCTAATGTCGCTATGACAGGCGAAATAACGCTACGTGGGCAGGTCTTACCTATTGGAGGATTAAAAGAAAAATTATTAGCGGCACATCGAGGGGGAATTAAAAAAGTACTAATACCTTATGAAAACAAACGTGATCTAGAAGAAATACCTCAAAATATTATTGAAGGATTAAAGATATATCCAGTAAAAAAAATTGAAGAAGTTTTAAACTTAGCATTAAAAAATAAACCTTATATTTAAATATAGAAAAACATATTTTGATAGAGAAAAATAATATTCTATAGATAAAATAAAACTTGGCTGACAAAAAATTGTCAGCCTTTATATTTAAGTCTAACCATAAAAATATTTTCTACTTTACTTGATATTAAAAATATCTGGGACCGTCATATCATGACAAAATATTTACAATCACGATCGACTCATATTATAGTTAAATGCATTTTAGTAATAATTATTCTATCTTTAATATTAAGTACTATAAGCATCTATATAAATAAAGATTCTGAAAAATATATAGCAATAGTAAATAATGAAAAAATTAATTTTAATGTTTTCAAAAAAATGTACTTTATTGAAAGAGAAAAACAAAAAAAAATACTAGGAAAAAATTTTTTAAAATTCAGCCATAATAAAATATTTATAAAAGAAACTCAACACTATGTTTTATCTCAATTAATTAATAATGTTCTGTTAGAACAGTATGCAAAAAAAATGCATCTACAAGTAAATGATCTTACAATAAAAGAAATAATATTAAATTCTCCTATATTTCAAAAAAACAAGCAATTTAATAAAGAACAATATTTTAATTATCTCACATCTATCAATTTAACTAATCATGAATATATCAACACAATTAAGAAAAAAATAAATACTAGAAATTTAATACATACTATTGCTAATAGTAATTTTCTTTTAGAAAACGAAACAAAAAATATTATAAAATTATTATCTCAAAAACGAGTAATTAAAAAATCAATTATTAAACCACATTATATAATTTACAAACAAAATATAACTGATACAGAAGCACAAAATTATTTTCATAAAAACAGAAGTAATTTCTATATTCCAGAAAAGTTTAAAATTAGTTTTACTCAATTAAAACTAGATGATTTTAAAACAAATTGCAATAATCAAGAAATTCATGAGTGGTATTTAAAAAATATTCAACAATACTCAACAAAAGAAAAAAGAAGATATAGTATTATTCAAACTAAAACTAAAAATGAAGCATTATCAATATTATCTAGATTACATAATACACCCGAAGATTTCTCAAAGATAGCTAAGAAAGAATCAACAGATCCGATTTCCTCAAAAAAAGGTGGAGATATTGGATTAATATCGATTGATCTTCTACCAAATGAAATAAAAAATGTAAATTTAAATCAAAAAAATCAAATATCTAATGTCGTTTCATTTCGTAACGAATTTTTAATTATTAAATTAAGCGAAATTTTACCTGCAAAACAAAAAAAAATAGATGAGGTATCTAAAATTATTAAAAATGAGATAAAAAAGACAAAATCATTAGGTTTGTACAATAAATTAAAAAATGAAATATCTTATAATATTGCAAAAAATCCAGATCAAATCAAATTAATTCTTCAAGAAAATCATTTATCTACTCAAGAAACTGATTGGTTTGATAAAAAATCTATTCCTGAAATATTAAATGTTCCTGCTTTAAAAAAAATAATTTTTAATCAAGAATTATTTATCAAAAATAAAATAATAAAACCAAATTTATATTTTATCAGTTTAAAAAATAATCAATCTTTTTTAATTAAAATTACAGATTTTAGAAAAAAAGAAATGCAAACATTTGAAAATGTTAAAGAAAATATTATAAAAAAATTAAAATTCATAAAAGCAATCAAAGAAACAAAACAACTATCAGAAAAAATTATTTATGAATTGAAAGAAGGAAAAATGAATTTATTTAAAAAATCAAATCTTTATTTTTCTCATCCTGAAACTATATCTCGTTATGATCAAAACTCTATAGCATCAATAGTTTTTTCTTTACCTCATCCAAAGAAAGGGGGAAAAACATATGCTTTATATCAAGATAAAAATAAA is drawn from Buchnera aphidicola (Macrosiphum gaurae) and contains these coding sequences:
- the lon gene encoding endopeptidase La, which gives rise to MNSERSERITIPVLPLRDVVIYPHMVIPLFVGRKKSIKCIETSMNNDKKIMLIAQKEASKDEPDTNDLFNIGTISSILQMLKLPDGTVKVLIEGLQRACIKNLTSNGQHFIAEVELMISPTIVDKEQEVLIRTTISQFEAYIKLNKKIPSEILNTLNNIKSSEKLADTIAAHMPLKLNDKQSILEIRNINERLEFLMAIMETEIDLLQVEKRIRNRVKKQMEKSQREYYLNEQIKAIQKELGDMDEIPDENKILKRKIKASKMPKEAKEKTESELQKLKMMSPMSAEATVVRSYIDWMIQVPWHIRTKIKKDIQNAKKILDIDHFGLEKVKDRILEYLAVQSRKNKIKGPILCLIGPPGVGKTSLGKSIARSTGRKYVRMALGGIRDEAEIRGHRRTYIGSMPGKIIQKMAKAKVKNPLFLLDEIDKMSRDIRVDPASALLEVLDPEQNMTFNDHYLEVDYDLSDVMFVATSNSMNIPAPLLDRMEIIRLSGYTENEKLNIAKRYLYPKQIERNALKENEITITDCAIISIIQYYTREAGVRSLEREISKICRKVVKNLILDKSLKYIEINKENLKKFLGIKRFDYGRIHSTNQIGQVIGLAWTEVGGELLTIETACISGKGKLTYTGSLGEVMQESIQAALTVVRSQADKLGIKKDFHEKHDIHVHVPEGATPKDGPSAGVAMCTAIVSSLTKNPVKSNVAMTGEITLRGQVLPIGGLKEKLLAAHRGGIKKVLIPYENKRDLEEIPQNIIEGLKIYPVKKIEEVLNLALKNKPYI
- a CDS encoding SurA N-terminal domain-containing protein; the protein is MTKYLQSRSTHIIVKCILVIIILSLILSTISIYINKDSEKYIAIVNNEKINFNVFKKMYFIEREKQKKILGKNFLKFSHNKIFIKETQHYVLSQLINNVLLEQYAKKMHLQVNDLTIKEIILNSPIFQKNKQFNKEQYFNYLTSINLTNHEYINTIKKKINTRNLIHTIANSNFLLENETKNIIKLLSQKRVIKKSIIKPHYIIYKQNITDTEAQNYFHKNRSNFYIPEKFKISFTQLKLDDFKTNCNNQEIHEWYLKNIQQYSTKEKRRYSIIQTKTKNEALSILSRLHNTPEDFSKIAKKESTDPISSKKGGDIGLISIDLLPNEIKNVNLNQKNQISNVVSFRNEFLIIKLSEILPAKQKKIDEVSKIIKNEIKKTKSLGLYNKLKNEISYNIAKNPDQIKLILQENHLSTQETDWFDKKSIPEILNVPALKKIIFNQELFIKNKIIKPNLYFISLKNNQSFLIKITDFRKKEMQTFENVKENIIKKLKFIKAIKETKQLSEKIIYELKEGKMNLFKKSNLYFSHPETISRYDQNSIASIVFSLPHPKKGGKTYALYQDKNKNFIIISLEKVYNTNFSLREKNIVREYLEKNNTETIFNSILKDLREKSIIIYKNIEKNIT